The following proteins are co-located in the Rhodococcus opacus B4 genome:
- a CDS encoding sugar porter family MFS transporter translates to MLTDSGRATAATSSSTRSNRPSKRLGLIAFIATFGGLLFGYDTGVINGALEPLKEDLGLTALTEGFVVSILIFGAAFGALIGGRLSDRYGRRHNILLLSVVFMTGTLGCVLAPTWEVLAAFRFVLGLAVGGASATVPVYLAEMSPAERRGSIVSRNEFMIVSGQFAAFVINAVIFNIWGEHDSVWRYMLLVAVAPAIVLLLGMLRMPESPRWLISQGRHDDALMVLQQVRTPEAAQAEMAEVEALAEEEKLTQVGGPIDLSVKWIRRLMLIGIGLGVFQQFTGINSVMYYGTQLLADAGFSSSAAIVANTLNGLVSVLGITIALKVMNKVNRRTMLFVGFALITIFHLLIGLSAVLLPDGTVKAYCILVFVVLFVFSMQGTIGPLAWLMLAEIFPLKIRSFAIGVCIFVLWIANALVALFFPPVVAAIGIAMTFFIFAGLGLLALIFTTQVPETRGRSLEELEDDFREKYS, encoded by the coding sequence CCACTCGTAGCAATCGCCCATCCAAGCGTCTCGGCCTCATCGCCTTCATCGCAACATTCGGCGGGCTGCTCTTCGGATACGACACCGGTGTCATCAACGGTGCCCTCGAACCACTCAAAGAAGACCTCGGGCTCACCGCGCTCACCGAGGGCTTCGTCGTCAGCATCCTCATCTTCGGAGCGGCATTCGGAGCACTGATCGGCGGCCGACTCTCCGACCGATACGGCCGACGCCACAACATCTTGCTGCTCTCAGTCGTTTTCATGACCGGAACCCTCGGCTGCGTCCTCGCCCCGACATGGGAGGTCCTAGCAGCCTTCCGTTTCGTCCTCGGTCTCGCGGTCGGCGGTGCATCAGCGACCGTCCCCGTGTATTTGGCCGAGATGTCCCCCGCCGAACGGCGCGGCAGCATCGTCTCGCGCAACGAGTTCATGATCGTCTCCGGTCAATTCGCCGCATTCGTCATCAATGCCGTCATCTTCAACATCTGGGGGGAGCACGATTCAGTCTGGCGGTACATGCTGCTGGTCGCCGTCGCCCCGGCGATCGTGCTTCTGCTCGGGATGCTTCGGATGCCCGAAAGTCCGCGGTGGCTGATCTCACAGGGCCGTCACGACGACGCACTCATGGTCCTCCAACAGGTCCGCACCCCCGAAGCCGCACAGGCAGAAATGGCGGAGGTCGAAGCCCTCGCCGAGGAAGAGAAACTCACCCAGGTCGGCGGCCCAATCGATCTATCCGTGAAGTGGATCCGACGCCTGATGCTGATCGGGATCGGACTCGGGGTATTCCAGCAGTTCACCGGCATCAACTCGGTGATGTATTACGGAACCCAGCTACTAGCAGATGCCGGATTCTCCTCGAGCGCCGCCATCGTCGCGAACACCCTCAACGGTCTGGTCAGCGTGCTCGGCATCACCATCGCACTGAAGGTGATGAACAAAGTCAACCGACGCACCATGCTGTTCGTCGGTTTCGCCCTCATCACCATCTTCCACCTGCTCATCGGCCTGTCCGCCGTGCTCCTACCGGATGGCACCGTCAAGGCGTATTGCATCCTCGTATTCGTCGTCCTGTTCGTCTTCTCCATGCAGGGCACCATCGGACCTCTCGCATGGTTGATGCTCGCCGAAATCTTCCCGCTCAAGATCCGCAGCTTCGCCATCGGCGTCTGCATCTTCGTGTTGTGGATCGCCAATGCCCTTGTCGCGCTGTTCTTCCCACCAGTGGTCGCGGCGATCGGCATCGCTATGACCTTCTTCATCTTCGCCGGCCTCGGCCTGCTCGCCTTGATCTTCACCACACAGGTGCCCGAAACTCGCGGACGTTCCCTCGAAGAGCTCGAAGACGATTTCCGCGAGAAGTACTCCTAA
- a CDS encoding universal stress protein produces MTVLVAVTDTPEGAQALIAGKEEAERLGTTLLVLNLSLSEFPPTELAIADEADILDRSGRQARDPAVTVLDLIQERPDIERLVIGVKRRSRVGKALLGSISQRLILHSPVPVLAVKNE; encoded by the coding sequence ATGACGGTGCTCGTCGCGGTAACCGACACCCCCGAGGGTGCCCAAGCCCTCATCGCAGGCAAAGAGGAAGCCGAACGCCTCGGAACCACACTCCTCGTGCTCAACCTGTCCCTCAGCGAGTTCCCACCGACCGAACTTGCCATAGCTGATGAGGCCGACATCCTCGATCGCAGCGGACGTCAAGCCCGCGATCCGGCAGTGACCGTCCTCGACCTCATCCAGGAGCGCCCCGACATCGAACGCCTGGTGATCGGTGTCAAACGCCGAAGCAGGGTCGGCAAGGCCCTTCTCGGCAGTATCAGCCAGAGACTGATCCTGCACTCCCCCGTACCCGTCCTGGCCGTCAAGAACGAATGA